The region tgttcttcATACCCGTTCACTGGCTACTCTTCGCGGCCAGCACGTATGTCTGGGTGCAGTATGTCTGGCACACAGGTGCGTCATCCGTGCATTAATCTCTGTAACCATACTTTCTAACTACTCTGTCTTTATGACTTTTGCAGATAAAGGCATCTGCTTGCCCACCATTATACTCTGGATGTTGTTCGTCTATCTGGAGGTGGGCATTCGATGGAAGGACAGTCGCCATATGCCGCATTTAGATCTCTGCCGGCCGTTCGCGGCGCACTGGTAAGAATTTCAATCCGAACGAATGGAAGAACAATATTAAGAGATCCTCTCCACTTGCAGTATTGGCTACCCAGTTGTCACACTTGGATTCGGCTTTAAAAGCTATGTGGGCTACCGTATGCGCCAGCGTAAGCAGCGCGAGGTGGCCAAGGACAACGAGTTTTAtatgcagctccttcagcagGCGCTGCCGGCCGAAGAGGCTGCCGAGGAGGCGGCAACTGCGGGAGCTCCTGCCTCCTCCAGCACGGCTGTGGTGGCCAACGGATCGGCGACGTCGCCCGGCCTGGTCACTCCTACCACAGTGGCCGCGGCAGCCAACGGAATTTTGGCCACTGCCACGCAAGCACAAAACCATCACGAGCATCATCACAGCGGCGGCGCCGGCGCCAGCAGCAGCTCTAgcaatcatcatcatcaccaccacaacaacagcGGCAGCAATGGgaatggcagcagcagcaacccaAATAGCAGCAGCAAGGATAACAGTGCCGGCGACAACTACAATAGCAGCTCGACGGCGTCTGCTTTGTCATCGTCTTCCGCTGCAGGTGCGACGACAGTGACTTCCTTGTCCTCCGGTTCCTTTCCGTCTGCAAATTGTTCGGGCAAACAGTCGACGGTGTCGGCGGCATCAGCAGCCACAACAGGTGCAGCATCCACTTCTTGCAATATCGCCTCATGTCACTCCGATAGAACAACTATGGCAATTGTGGCTGCGAGCCCGGCGACACAGCACCAAAACCAGCCTTCTTCGGCCTCCTCTTACAAGAGTACCTTTACTTCAGACAGTGCTGATGCTGACGGTTGTTGTGGCGGTAATAAAGTCCTCTTCTGCTCCATGCTGACCCTCAAAACAGCAAATCAGATCCCTCCGTTGTGTACGTCTCTGTATGCGCATGCCACCCCATCATAAGTTCATTAGAAGTAACCGCCTGTGAGGCTTTCATGCTATGTCTAACTCACAACAACCACTAGGTAGTCAAGCATCGAAACTTTCATGTCAATGTTTCCCTGTTACCAGCCCAACCTGACCTACTAACAAGTTATCCAGCCCATTCCCCCGTGAAATCAATGAAATGCTTTTACTTTGTTATACCACGGCCATAAATAGACATTCAATTAACGTTCTATAAATACTCCTCGTTGCAGCCACCTCCAACGGACATGCTGGCGGTTCAAGGAACCACCGCCGCAGCATGGACAAGGATAAGCATCGGAATAAGGCCGACGCTGCCGATAACGAGCACAACAACGCTACACGGCATGGGGGTAAAAATAGCAACCATAACTATCACCAAGTCGATAGCAGTGCTGCCACAGCAACCACATCAGCCGCAACAGCCACATCAAGTAATAGTAAGGATAAGGATAAGGAGAAGTCAGACTGGGATAGCAACCACTAtccacaacaacagcagcaaggGGGAAAAGATAAGCACGGTAATATCTTCTACTAAATAttctaaaaataatagtttaaTATCGTTGCGGTTGGATCTTTGTAGACAAAAAGGCAAGCAATGCGGTGCCGAATGGAAATGCGAATCATTTGGAGGCTGAAGAAACCACGTCGGTTGAAGCGACAGCGCCAACTGAAAAGGCGCCTAAAGGTaagttttaataattaatatttaatgaatTATTAAACCAATATTTACAATCCTATTAGGTCGACGCAATCGCGGGAAAAAGGACAACACTGTCAAGGACAATCACAGCCACCAACAGCAATTGGCCCAGCAACAGAAGGAAAAGGACAAGGAGAATACggccaacaacaataacaatgacACCAGTTCAGTGTCATCGTCTGCGAGCTCCACATCGAGCGATGCCATTGCCAGGATCGCCAGCAAGGTGGTGTCCAAGATATGTGAAACCTGTTCCAAGCTAGAGGCTGACTTAAAGAAGTACCGCGCCGAAATTAGTCATATGAAGCAGATCGAGAATGAGCTGCGCCAGAAGTTGGACGCCAATCTCACCAGCAAGTCTACCCTGCAAGCCAAGCAGAAGGAGTGCGACGAGCTGGAGAAGCGTATTCAGGAGCTGAACAATGCGCGCCATTCCGACATGCTGAACTTGCAAACCGTGGAGAGGAGGCTGAACGAGGAGCGCCGCCAGAAGCAGTCTCTGGACTCTCAGCTGGCCAACGAGAAGAAGGCGCGAAAGGCAGCCGAGGAAAAGGCTGCCCGTCCTGAATGCAGCTCCCAGTGCAAGCAGCGTCGGCAGCAGATGGACGAGGAACTGAAGCGGCTACGCTCTGAACTCAAGCAATCGGAAGAGTCCAAGCAATTGGCGGTGGAGCATGGACGGAAATTGGAACAAGAGGTAGGCTACTGTTTACACTCTCTAGGGTTCTTTATAAAACCaaattttctattttcagTATCGTATGCTCGAGGCCAAATTGCGAAATCTTGAATCCTCCCAGCCCGATCCGGAGTTGCTGATGAATGCCCTGGCCGCCATGCAGGATAAGAATGCTACGCTGGAGAAGAATCTATCCGCAGAGACGAGAGTCAAGCTGGACTTGTTCTCGGCTCTAGGCGCAGCCAAGCGCCAGATTGAAATATCTGACAGTGAGTATCTGGTTTCCTCTTCCAAGTTAGAAGATTGTCTAATGATTGTTTGTCGTGGCAGACCATCGTCGCTCCAAGGAGGAAGAGGTCGTTGATCTC is a window of Drosophila bipectinata strain 14024-0381.07 chromosome 2R, DbipHiC1v2, whole genome shotgun sequence DNA encoding:
- the LOC108122470 gene encoding macoilin-2 isoform X1; this encodes MKRRNADCGKLRRPMKRNKITEGMYGSTTVLYMKFLILWAIVMVADFMFMFRFEFLWPFWLLLRSVHDSFKYKGLAFSVLFVCIAITSDLVCLFFIPVHWLLFAASTYVWVQYVWHTDKGICLPTIILWMLFVYLEVGIRWKDSRHMPHLDLCRPFAAHCIGYPVVTLGFGFKSYVGYRMRQRKQREVAKDNEFYMQLLQQALPAEEAAEEAATAGAPASSSTAVVANGSATSPGLVTPTTVAAAANGILATATQAQNHHEHHHSGGAGASSSSSNHHHHHHNNSGSNGNGSSSNPNSSSKDNSAGDNYNSSSTASALSSSSAAGATTVTSLSSGSFPSANCSGKQSTVSAASAATTGAASTSCNIASCHSDRTTMAIVAASPATQHQNQPSSASSYKSTFTSDSADADGCCGATSNGHAGGSRNHRRSMDKDKHRNKADAADNEHNNATRHGGKNSNHNYHQVDSSAATATTSAATATSSNSKDKDKEKSDWDSNHYPQQQQQGGKDKHDKKASNAVPNGNANHLEAEETTSVEATAPTEKAPKGRRNRGKKDNTVKDNHSHQQQLAQQQKEKDKENTANNNNNDTSSVSSSASSTSSDAIARIASKVVSKICETCSKLEADLKKYRAEISHMKQIENELRQKLDANLTSKSTLQAKQKECDELEKRIQELNNARHSDMLNLQTVERRLNEERRQKQSLDSQLANEKKARKAAEEKAARPECSSQCKQRRQQMDEELKRLRSELKQSEESKQLAVEHGRKLEQEYRMLEAKLRNLESSQPDPELLMNALAAMQDKNATLEKNLSAETRVKLDLFSALGAAKRQIEISDNHRRSKEEEVVDLKAKIAQLLAVMPDTLCMNTGPHGPTSSLLRMNDTPPLQSGPGPSSPMLSLSGAQDYQQHQQHQQHQHQQHQQHQQHQQHQQHQQHQQHQQHQQHQQHQQHQQHQQHQQHQQQGGVSVSQQQMVPVSVAAALQVAAANAAAANGNGSSTLDPNASVYTPKTGNMMVVSPVGMNPNGTDA
- the LOC108122470 gene encoding macoilin-2 isoform X2 — encoded protein: MKRRNADCGKLRRPMKRNKITEGMYGSTTVLYMKFLILWAIVMVADFMFMFRFEFLWPFWLLLRSVHDSFKYKGLAFSVLFVCIAITSDLVCLFFIPVHWLLFAASTYVWVQYVWHTDKGICLPTIILWMLFVYLEVGIRWKDSRHMPHLDLCRPFAAHCIGYPVVTLGFGFKSYVGYRMRQRKQREVAKDNEFYMQLLQQALPAEEAAEEAATAGAPASSSTAVVANGSATSPGLVTPTTVAAAANGILATATQAQNHHEHHHSGGAGASSSSSNHHHHHHNNSGSNGNGSSSNPNSSSKDNSAGDNYNSSSTASALSSSSAAGATTVTSLSSGSFPSANCSGKQSTVSAASAATTATSNGHAGGSRNHRRSMDKDKHRNKADAADNEHNNATRHGGKNSNHNYHQVDSSAATATTSAATATSSNSKDKDKEKSDWDSNHYPQQQQQGGKDKHDKKASNAVPNGNANHLEAEETTSVEATAPTEKAPKGRRNRGKKDNTVKDNHSHQQQLAQQQKEKDKENTANNNNNDTSSVSSSASSTSSDAIARIASKVVSKICETCSKLEADLKKYRAEISHMKQIENELRQKLDANLTSKSTLQAKQKECDELEKRIQELNNARHSDMLNLQTVERRLNEERRQKQSLDSQLANEKKARKAAEEKAARPECSSQCKQRRQQMDEELKRLRSELKQSEESKQLAVEHGRKLEQEYRMLEAKLRNLESSQPDPELLMNALAAMQDKNATLEKNLSAETRVKLDLFSALGAAKRQIEISDNHRRSKEEEVVDLKAKIAQLLAVMPDTLCMNTGPHGPTSSLLRMNDTPPLQSGPGPSSPMLSLSGAQDYQQHQQHQQHQHQQHQQHQQHQQHQQHQQHQQHQQHQQHQQHQQHQQHQQHQQHQQQGGVSVSQQQMVPVSVAAALQVAAANAAAANGNGSSTLDPNASVYTPKTGNMMVVSPVGMNPNGTDA
- the LOC108122470 gene encoding macoilin-2 isoform X3; this encodes MKRRNADCGKLRRPMKRNKITEGMYGSTTVLYMKFLILWAIVMVADFMFMFRFEFLWPFWLLLRSVHDSFKYKGLAFSVLFVCIAITSDLVCLFFIPVHWLLFAASTYVWVQYVWHTDKGICLPTIILWMLFVYLEVGIRWKDSRHMPHLDLCRPFAAHCIGYPVVTLGFGFKSYVGYRMRQRKQREVAKDNEFYMQLLQQALPAEEAAEEAATAGAPASSSTAVVANGSATSPGLVTPTTVAAAANGILATATQAQNHHEHHHSGGAGASSSSSNHHHHHHNNSGSNGNGSSSNPNSSSKDNSAGDNYNSSSTASALSSSSAAATSNGHAGGSRNHRRSMDKDKHRNKADAADNEHNNATRHGGKNSNHNYHQVDSSAATATTSAATATSSNSKDKDKEKSDWDSNHYPQQQQQGGKDKHDKKASNAVPNGNANHLEAEETTSVEATAPTEKAPKGRRNRGKKDNTVKDNHSHQQQLAQQQKEKDKENTANNNNNDTSSVSSSASSTSSDAIARIASKVVSKICETCSKLEADLKKYRAEISHMKQIENELRQKLDANLTSKSTLQAKQKECDELEKRIQELNNARHSDMLNLQTVERRLNEERRQKQSLDSQLANEKKARKAAEEKAARPECSSQCKQRRQQMDEELKRLRSELKQSEESKQLAVEHGRKLEQEYRMLEAKLRNLESSQPDPELLMNALAAMQDKNATLEKNLSAETRVKLDLFSALGAAKRQIEISDNHRRSKEEEVVDLKAKIAQLLAVMPDTLCMNTGPHGPTSSLLRMNDTPPLQSGPGPSSPMLSLSGAQDYQQHQQHQQHQHQQHQQHQQHQQHQQHQQHQQHQQHQQHQQHQQHQQHQQHQQHQQQGGVSVSQQQMVPVSVAAALQVAAANAAAANGNGSSTLDPNASVYTPKTGNMMVVSPVGMNPNGTDA